In Gemmatimonadota bacterium, a single window of DNA contains:
- the selD gene encoding selenide, water dikinase SelD, giving the protein MKYRGRRLTQLVSCGGUASKLDPAVLDVILKKLPQVVHPDLMVGMNTADDAGVFRISEDVALIQTVDFFTPIVDDPHAYGQIAAANSLSDVYAMGGRPITALNICGFPSDDVDPEVIAEVLRGAQEKVAESGAVLVGGHSVEDVEPKFGLSVTGVVHPDDVKTNAGARVGDRLILTKPLGTGLMSDAYQNDEIDEDGLQIAVDSMVQLNHIAAEEMVVYKAHGCTDITGFGLLGHGLEMAQASGVGFCIRASDVPRFDLALQIAEEREGGGLRRNRAARGHAVRFADDVDEALRRLFFDPQTSGGLLIALASDVADAFLGALIERGVMGRDIGEVVSEHPGEVEVRA; this is encoded by the coding sequence ATGAAGTATCGCGGTAGAAGATTGACGCAGCTCGTCAGTTGCGGTGGTTGAGCATCGAAACTCGATCCAGCGGTGCTGGATGTGATTTTGAAAAAGTTGCCACAGGTAGTACATCCCGATTTGATGGTGGGGATGAATACGGCTGATGATGCGGGCGTGTTTCGGATTTCTGAGGATGTGGCGCTTATTCAGACGGTGGATTTTTTTACGCCTATTGTCGATGATCCGCATGCGTATGGGCAGATTGCGGCAGCCAATTCGCTGAGCGATGTGTATGCGATGGGGGGGCGACCGATTACTGCGTTGAATATTTGCGGGTTTCCGAGTGATGATGTCGATCCAGAGGTGATTGCCGAGGTTTTAAGAGGGGCACAGGAGAAGGTGGCGGAGTCCGGTGCGGTTCTGGTGGGTGGACATTCTGTGGAGGATGTGGAGCCTAAGTTCGGGTTGTCTGTGACGGGGGTTGTGCATCCAGATGATGTGAAGACCAATGCGGGTGCCCGGGTGGGCGATCGTCTGATTTTGACCAAGCCGCTGGGTACGGGTTTGATGTCGGATGCGTATCAAAATGACGAGATCGATGAAGATGGGTTGCAGATTGCCGTGGATTCTATGGTGCAGTTGAATCACATCGCAGCCGAGGAGATGGTTGTATATAAAGCGCATGGGTGTACGGATATTACTGGATTTGGGTTGCTCGGTCACGGGTTGGAGATGGCGCAGGCGAGTGGCGTTGGGTTTTGCATTCGTGCTTCTGATGTGCCGCGTTTTGATCTGGCTTTGCAGATTGCAGAGGAGCGCGAGGGCGGTGGTTTGCGGCGCAATCGGGCGGCGCGAGGGCATGCGGTGAGGTTTGCCGATGATGTTGATGAGGCTTTGAGGCGTTTGTTTTTTGATCCGCAGACTTCTGGTGGCCTGTTAATTGCACTTGCGTCCGATGTGGCTGATGCCTTTCTTGGGGCACTCATTGAGCGCGGTGTGATGGGTCGAGATATTGGCGAGGTGGTTTCAGAACATCCCGGTGAGGTTGAGGTGCGAGCGTGA